A stretch of DNA from Mycolicibacterium celeriflavum:
GACGACCGCGATCCTGCTCAGGTCTGCACCCATCTCCACAGCCGCCAGCAGACCGACGTCGGGTTGGCCGACGATCGCGGCGTGCCCGCCGCCCGCAGTCACCGCCGCCACCATGCTCAGCAGCAACGACCGAGCCCCGGTCACCACCGCCACGGTGCCGCGCGGCAACGGCGCATGGGACAGTTCGGCCAGCGTTTCGGGCATCGGCAGCAAAGTTTCCGAAGCCGGAAGCTGATCGGCCGAGGAGGCTGCGCCGCGTCGGCCGGCACCAACTTTGCCGGAGACTGCCGCTATCTTGCGACGCAGGTGTTCTACCTGTTCAGCGCGGGTAAGCTGGCGCCGATCCAGGCTGACGGCAGCTGTCACATCAGCACCTCCTGCATCGTCTGACTCAATGGTTTCTCGAATGTATGTTCGATACGCCGAGTAAACACCCACCCACCGACAGCGTCAAGCGCGTCCAGTGAGCATCGAGTGCACGGTGGGTGTACGCAAATGTCGAAAACCCGGACACTGACCGCGCACTCGGCGAAACCAATGACCAATGATGACATTGACAAATGTCACCAATTGGTGGTGTACTTCGACGGTGCTCAACGATGCGCCGGCGGCGTGATGCCGTGAAACTCTTCGGGGACAGGCGAAGTCGCGATGCCGCGGCCGTCATCACCGGCGCAGGCAGCGGCATCGGTGCCGCCTTCGCCGTCGAGCTCGCCAACCGCGGTGGCCGGGTGGTGTGCAGCGACATCGACGAGGCGTCGGCCCGCTGCACCGCCGAGGCGATCGAAAACCGAGGTGGACAAGCGATAGCGGTGCGTTGCGACGTCACTCGCATCGACGACGTCACCGCGCTGGCCGACGAGGCGCAATCCTGGTTCGGCGGCCCACCGACCGTGGTGATCAACAACGCGGGCGTCGGCGCGGGCGGCCTGCCGATCGGCGAGACCGGCCTCGACGACTGGCGCTGGGTGCTCGACATCAACCTGTGGGGCCCGATCCACGGCTGCCACGTGTTCGCGCCGATCCTCAGAGACGCGGGCTATGGCGGCATCATCAACGTCGCCTCGGCCGCGGCCTTCGGTGCGGCGCCGGGGATGGCGGCCTACAACGTCAGCAAGGCCGGCGTGTTGTCGCTGTCGGAAACATTGGCCGCCGAACTGAGCGGTTCCGGTGTCAACGTGACCGCGCTGTGCCCGACGTTCGTCAAGACGAACATCGTCCAATCCGGCCGCATATCAGCGAAGTCCACCCAGTTGGCCGACCGGCTGATGCGATGGACCGGCTTCTCCCCCGACCGGGTGGCCCGCATGTGTCTGGACACGCTCGATCGCGGCGGCCTGTACTGCATGCCGCAGCCGGACGCCCGAATCGGCTGGGGCATCAAACGATTCACCCCGACGGTGTACACCCGCGCCGTCGGCTTGACGACCCGCGTCACGAGCTAGGAGGTTCCGATGGCCACCAAGACCAAGATCGACATGGACGCGATGCTGGCCAAGATCAAGGACCGGCAGTGGGCGTTGGCCGACATCGATTGGGATGCTCCGGGTGCGGAGTTGATCACCGACGAGCAGCGGCCGAAGTTGAAGGCCTTCATGGCAGACCTGTGCTGGATCGAGAACATCGGGGCACGCGGGTTCGCGGCGCTGGCCAAAAAGGCGCCGACGCCGACGATCGCGGAGATCTACCGCTACTTCCACGCCGAGGAGCAACGGCACGCCAATGCCGAACTGGCGCTGATGAAGCGGTGGGGCATGCTCGAAGACGGTGAGGTCCCCGAGCCCAACGTCAACATCCGGCTGGCCATCGACTGGCTGGACCGGTGGGCGGACGACATGCCGCTGTCGCTGCTCGGCACGGTCATTCCGATGCTCGAGGTCGCCCTCGACGGTGCGCTGCTGAAGTTCCTGCTCGATGAGGTGCACGATCCCGTGTGCCACCGGGTGTTCGAGAAGATCAACAACGACGAATCCCGGCACCTCGTGGTCGATTTCGAAGTGCTCGACATGATCGGCCATGCCAGGATCCGGCGGTTGCTGATCGACTTCATCGGCCACAACGCCACCCCGGGTCTGATCATCGGCGCGGTCATGGGTGCACCGCTGATCAACAGGATCCGCAACGAGATCGTCGCCATGGGTATGGAACCGGAGCGGCTGTACCGGGCGGTGAAGAGGTTCAAGGAACTGGGCGACCGCGGCGAGTACACCAACCGGGTGCCGACATACCGCTTCCTGCGGCGCTACGCCGGTGTCGTCACCAACCCGCGCCACCCCTATCACCTCCTGGCCAACTCCATGGTGTGGATCTCCGACCGGTATCCGAGGCCGTTGCTGCCGTCGGTGCCGAGCTGGGTCAAAGAGGTCACCCACGAGCCGGCGGCCTGACATGGACGTCCACGACACGCTGATCGTCGGTGCCGGGTTCACCGGCATCGGCGCGGCGATCAAGCTCTCCGAGGCCGGCGTCGACGACTTCGTCATCCTCGAACGCGGCGACCGGGTCGGCGGCACATGGCGCGACAACACCTATCCCGGTGCGGCATGCGACATTCCGTCGCTGCTGTACTCGTTCTCGTTCGCCGGGAATCCCAACTGGTCGCGGTCCTACTCGCCGGGCGAGGAGATCCGCGCGCACATCGAGGACATGGTCGACGATTTCGGACTTCGCCACCGCATCCGGTTCGGCGTCGAGGTGAACGGCCTGCAATTCAGTGAGGCCGATGGGGTGTGGACGGTGAAAGCCAAGGGCCGAAAACGCTTTCGGGCGCGCACCGTGGTCCTGGCGTCGGGGCCGTTACCGGATCACAAGTGGCCCGACATCCGCGGCCTCGACAGCTACCGGGGTCACAAGATCCACAGTGCGCGCTGGGATCACGACTACGACTTCGCCGGCAAGCGGGTGGCCGTCGTCGGCACGGGCGCCAGCGCGGTGCAGATCGTGCCCGAACTGGTGAAGCGCGCCGACTTCGTCAAGGTCTTCCAGCGCACGCCGGGCTGGGTGCTGCCCCGGCTGGACATCGCCACACCGGCTGCCGCTCAGACCTTGTTCGCGAAAGTCCCTGCGGTGCAGGAGATCGCGCGCCAAGCGTTGTTCTGGGGTCATGAGCTCACCGCGACCGCACTGGTGTGGGACACCCCGCTCACCGGGCTGGTCGCCCAACTCGGCAAGGCGCATCTGCGGCTACAGGTCAAAGATCCGTGGCTGCGCCGCCAGCTCACACCCGATTTCACCCCGGGCTGCAAGCGGATGTTGATGTCCAGTGACTACTACCCGGCGCTGCAACGGGACAACTGCAAGCTCATCGACTGGCCGATCGCGACCATGAGCCCGGTCGGCATCCGCACCAGCGACGGGGTCGAACACCACCTGGACTGCGTGGTTTTCGCCACCGGTTACGACGTCCATCTGACCGGACCGCCGTTTCCGGTGACCGGTATCGGTGGCCGCAAGCTGAGCGAGGACTGGGCCGGCGGCGCACAGGCCTACAAGAGCGTCAACGCGCACGGCTACCCGAACCTGTTCTTCATGACGGGTCCGAACTCCGGTCCGGGCCACAACTCGCTGCTGGTGTACGTCGAAGGGCAACTCGACTACACCGTGCGGGCAATCACCACCATTCTCCGTGAACGACTGCGCTATCTCGACGTACGTGAGGACGTTCAGCGGCGCTACAACGAACGCATCCAGAAGCGGCTGACCAAGACCACCTGGATGTCGGGTTGCAGCAGTTGGTACCTGACGGCCGACGGTTTCAACGCGTCGATGTACCCGGGCTTCGCCACCCAGTATCTTCGACAGATGCGGGACTTCCGGCGCGACGACTACGTCGCTGTAGCGCGCGACGTCTACGCGGTCACCACACCGGCCTGAAATGACAGGACGGCAGCCGCGACCGCCGGCGGGACCGATCTCGGCGATTCTCAACGGGCTTCGGCGAGCGGACAAACGGGTGCGCCGCGGTTCCCGCGATGTGGTCGCGACGGCGGTTTCGCAGCTGTTCGACGCCGCCGTGCAACCCCACGGCGTCGAGGAGTCGGGCGAGTACCGCATCGAGGAGCTCGCCCGGTTGGCCGGCACCACTACCCGCAACATCCGGGTGTACCGCGACCGGGGCCTGCTGCACCCGCCGCTGCGGGTCGGCCGGATCGCGCTGTTCAACGACACCCACCTGACCCGGTTGCGGCTGATCACGTCGCTGCTGGACCGCGGCTACAACATCTCCCACGTGCGCGAGATGTTGTCCGCGTGGGAACAGGGCAAGGGCGTCGGCGAGATCCTCGGGCTCGAATCGGCGATCGCGGGCAGCTGGGCGACGGAGAAGCCCGAGCGGATGAGCGTCGCCGACGCCAGGCGGCTGGTCGACGACGATCCCGGTTTCGACCGGATGGTCGGTCTCGGCGTGATCAAGCTGGAGGATGGTGAGGCCGTCATCGTTCGGCCCAAGCTGATCGAGGCGTTCAACGACATCCGCCAATACGGCGTGGGCACCGACAAGCTCATCGACCTGCACGAGCGGATCGGCCCGCTGATCGACCAGATCAGCGGCATCCTGGTGCAGGCGGGCATCGAGGAAGTGCTGCACCGCATCAACCCGGGCGCCGCGCTGCCGCCCGACACCGAGATCGCCGAACTGATCACCATGCTCGTGCGGTTCCGCACCCAGGCGGTGTCGGCGGTGTCGGCGACCCTGGCCTTCTCGATCGAGTCGACGATCGAGTCGCTGGTCGGTGAGATCCTCGGGGACGTCATCGACAAAGACTCGGGCGCTTGATCACTCCCACTCGATGGTGCCGGGCGGTTTGCTCGTCACGTCCAGCACCACCCGGTTGACCTCCGCCACCTCGTTGGTGATCCGGGTCGAGATGCGTTCGAGCACTTCGTAAGGCACCCGCGTCCAGTCGGCGGTCATGGCGTCCTCGCTCGACACCGGGCGCAGCACGATCGGATGCCCGTAGGTGCGGCCGTCGCCCTGCACGCCCACCGACCGGATGTCGGCCAGCAGCACGACGGGGCACTGCCAGATCTGGTTGTCCAGCCCTGCCGCGGTCAGTTCCTCGCGGGCGATCGCATCAGCGCGACGCAGCGTCTCCAGCCGCGACGCGGTGACCTCGCCGACAATCCGGATGCCCAAGCCGGGACCCGGAAACGGTTGGCGCGCAACGATTTCCTCCGGCAATCCGAGCTCACGGCCGACGGCTCGCACCTCGTCCTTGAACAGCAATCGCAGCGGCTCGACCAAGGTGAACTTCAGGTCGTCGGGCAATCCCCCGACGTTGTGGTGGCTCTTGATGTTGGCGGTGCCCGAACCTCCGCCGGACTCCACCACGTCGGGATACAGCGTGCCCTGCACCAGGTATTCGACATCACCAGTTGGCTCCTCGCGCAAGCGCTCGTCGGCCGACCCACCACCCTCCACAAGGCTGCGCACCGCCCCTTCGAACGCCCGGATGAACTCTCTGCCGATGACCTTGCGTTTGCCTTCGGGGTTGGTCACCCCCGTCAGCGCCTCGAGGAACCGGTCGGCGACGTCGACGGTGACCAGGTTGGCGTGGGTGGCGGCGACGAAGTCACGCTGCACCTGCGCCCGCTCGCCCGCCCGCAGCAGGCCGTGGTCGACGAACACGCAGGTCAACCGGTCGCCGATGGCCCGTTGCACGAGCGCGGCGGCGACGGCGGAGTCCACCCCGCCGGACAGCCCGCAGATCGCCCGACCGTCACCGATCTCCTCGCGCACCTGCTCGACGAGCGCCTCGGCGATGTTGGCCGGCGTCCAGGTCGAGTCGATCCCGGCGAACTCGTGCAGGAAGCGGCTCAACACCTGCTGACCATGAGGCGTGTGCATCACCTCGGGGTGGTACTGCACACCGGCCAGTCGCCGGGCCCGATTCTCGAACGCCGCGACCGGCGCACCGGTGCTGGCGGCCACCACCTCAAAGCCCTCCGGGGCCTCGGTGACGGCGTCGCCATGGCTCATCCATACCGGCTGAGTCGTCGGCAGATCCGAATGCAGTTGCCCGCCAGTGACTTTCAACTCGGTGCGGCCGTACTCGCGCGTCCCGGTGCGCGCGACCGTTCCTCCGAGCACCTGTGCCATCGCCTGAAAGCCGTAGCAGATACCGAACACCGGTACGTCCAAGTCGAACAGCTGGGGGTTCAGCCGCGGGGCGCCGTCCTCGTAGACACTGGCCGGCCCGCCGGAGAGCACGATGGCCGCAGGGTCACGGGCCTTGATCTCCTCCACGCCGGCGGTGTGCGGGATCACCTCGGAATACACGCGCGCCTCGCGGACCCGGCGAGCGATCAACTGCGCGTACTGCGCTCCGAAATCGACAACCAGTACAGGTCGGGGAGATCCTGATGTCACCGGGCCAGTCTAGTTGGCGGTCTCGAGGTCACCCGTGCAGTGCGGCGAGCGGGCGGATGGAGGTCACATGCCGTAGGACATACCACCCGCGACGGCGATGATCCCGTAGATGACGATGACGATCACGCCGGCGATCGCACCCCAGATGGCCCACTTCTTCGCGTCGTCGGACGCCTTCTGCGCCTGCGCGTACTGCCCCTGCGCCCACAACCCGGACACCTTGCTGGCGTACACGATCGACACGATGCCAAACGGCAAGCAGCACAACACCGTGACGAGGATTCCCCACACGAGGTTGCTCTCAGGCTGCTGCGCGGGAACACCGCCGGGCGGCGGCCCGTACCCCTGCGGCGGCGGGGGCGGAGGCGGAGGGTCGACCGCGTGATCGGCACCCCTGGGGACCTTCGCTGCAGTAAGTTCCTCGATGCGCAAGCATGTCCGCGCGCGATAACGGGAATGGGTTAATGGTGCCTGGAACCGAAGAGCTGACGGAAAAGCTTGGTCTGCCCGCCGGGATCCGCGCGGTGCTGTTCGACCTCGACGGCGTGCTCACGGACACCGCGAGCGTGCACAAAAAGGCGTGGAAGTCGATGTTCGACGACTTCCTTCGACAGTGGGCCGAGCGCACCGGCGAGGTGTTCACGCCGTTCGACGTCCAGACCGACTATCTGAGCTACGTCGACGGCAAGAAGCGGGAGGACGGCGTGCGGTCGTTCCTGTTCAGCCGGGACATCGAGGTGCCTGACGGTAACCCCGATGACGGGCCCGAGCGCGAGACCGTGTTCGGGCTGGGTAACCGGAAGAACGAGATGTTCCAGCACGTTCTGCAGACCGACGGTGTCGAGGTGTTCGAGGGATCGCGCCGCTACCTGGAGGCGGCCGCGAACGCCGGACTGGGGATCGCGGTGGTCTCCTCAAGCGCGAACACGCGCGAGGTACTCGAATTGACCGGGCTAGCGCAATACGTGCGACACCGGGTGGACGGTGTCGTGCTGCGTGAGGAGAACATCGCGGGAAAGCCCGCACCGGATTCGTTCCTGCGTGCAGCGGAACTTCTCGGCGTCGAACCCGCTCACGGCGCCGTGTTCGAAGACGCGCTGTCAGGCGTGGCGGCGGGACGGGCCGGCCACTTCGGTCTGGTCGTCGGCGTCGACCGGGTGGGGCAGGCAGAAGCGTTGCGACGCAACGGAGCCGATGTCGTGGTGTCCGACCTGGCGGAGTTGCTCGCATGACGTTCAACGACGATGTTTTCCCCGTCGAGCCGTGGCAGGTGCGGGAGACGTCGCTCGACCTCGACATGCTCGCGCAGTCGGAGTCGCTGTTCGCGCTGTCGAACGGTCACATCGGATTGCGCGGAAATCTCGACGAAGGTGAACCTCACGCGCTACCGGGCACATACCTGAACTCGTTCTACGAGTGCCGACCCCTGCCGTACGCCGAGGCGGGATTCGGCTACCCCGAGGACGGGCAGACCGTCGTCAACGTCACCAACGGCAAGCTGGTGCGGCTGCTGGTCGACGACGAACCGTTCGACGTGCGCTACGGCGCGCTGCACGAACACGAACGCGTACTCGATCTGCGGGCAGGCACCCTGACGCGCATCGCGCTCTGGGAGTCACCGGCGGGCAAGAAGGTCAAAGTCGTTTCCACGCGCGTGGTTTCGCTCACTCAACGCAGTGTCGCCGCCATCGAGTACGTCGTCGAGGCGGTAGACGAATTCGCGCGGGTGACTTTGCAATCTGAACTCGTCGCCAACGAGGAGTTGCCGCCCTCGTCGAAGGACCCGCGGGTGTCGGCCGTCCTCGAGAAGCCGTTGGACCCGGTGCAGCACGAACACTCCGACCGCGGCGCCATCCTGCTGCACCGCACCCGGGGCAGCAACCTGATGATGGCCGCGGCGATGGACCACGACATCGAGGTCCCGGGCCGTTTCGAGGTCGATACCGGTGCGGGCCTGGACTGGGCCAACACCACGGTGATCTGTGGGTTGCGGCCGGGCCAGCAGCTGCGAATCGTCAAGTACCTGGCTTACGGGTGGTCAAGCCTGCGGTCGCGGCCGGCCCTGCGTGACCAGGCTGCCGCCGCGCTCAGCAGCGCCCGGTACACCGGCTGGCGAGGTCTGCTCGATGCGCAGCGCGCGTATCTCGACGATTTCTGGGACGGCGCCGACGTCGAGGTGGAGGGCGACCCCGACTGCCAGCAGGCGGTGCGCTTCGGGCTTTTCCATGTGTTGCAGGCCAGCGCCCGCGCCGAGCGCCGGGCGATTCCCGGCAAAGGACTGACAGGAACGGGTTACGACGGCCACGCCTTCTGGGACACCGAGGGTTATGTCCTTCCGGTGCTGACCTACACCCATCCGAAGGGGGCGGCCGACGCGTTGCGTTGGCGCGCGTCGATCCTCCCGCTCGCCAAGAAACGGGCGGCTCAACTCGATCTCGAAGGTGCCGCATACCCGTGGCGCACGATCCGCGGCGAGGAGTGCTCGGCGTACTGGCCGGCGGGCACCGCCGGATTTCACGTCAACGCCGACATCGCGATGGCGTTCGAGCGGTACCGGATCGTGACAGGCGACCACTCCCTGGAAGCCGAATGTGGACTCAACGTGCTCATCGAGACGGCCAGGCTGTGGCGGTCGCTCGGGCATCACGACCGACACGGAGTCTGGCATGTCGACGGTGTGACAGGGCCGGACGAGTACACCGCGGTGGTGCGCGACAACGTGTTCACCAACTTGATGGCCGCGGCCAACCTGCGGGCAGCCGCCGACGCCTGCGCGCGCAACGTGGACGCGGCCCACGCCGCGGGCGTCAGCACCGAGGAGATGGCCGCTTGGCGCCACGCCGCCGATTCCGCGCACATTCCGTTCGACGAGGAGTTGGGTGTACACCCCCAGTGCGACGGTTTCACCACGCTTCGCGAGTGGGACTTCACGAGCAACACGATCTACCCACTGCTGATGCACGAGCCCTACGTCCGGCTCTATCCGGCTCAGGTGATCAAGCAAGCCGACCTGGTGCTGGCGATGCACCTACAGGGCCACGCGTTCACCGCCGAGCAGAAGGCCCGCAACGTCGACTACTACGAACGGCGCACGACCAGGGATTCGTCGTTGTCGGCGTGCACACAAGCGGTGATGTGCGCCGACGTCGGTCATCTCGAACTCGCCCACGACTACACCTACGAAGCCGCGATGATCGACCTGCGGGACCTGCACCACAACACCCGCGACGGCCTGCACATGGCCTCGCTCGCCGGAGCGTGGACCGCGCTGGTGGCCGGCTTCGGCGGGTTACGTGACGACGAAGGGGTGCTGTCGCTGGACCCGAGGCTGCCCGACGGCATCTCGTGTCTGCGATTCCGCTTGCGGTGGCGGAACTTTCGGCTGACCGTCGACGTGAACCACGACGACGTCACTTATGCACTTCGCGACGGCCCGCACACCTCGCTGCGGATCCGCCACGCCGGCGAGGACCTGGAGCTTTCGACCCAGGAGCCGACGACCGTGGCGGTCCACCGGTGCGAGCCGTTGCTGCCGACGCCGCAGCAGCCGCTGGGCCGGGAGCCTCTGCGCCGGCGTCGGGTGTAGCGCTAAGCCATCTGCTTGTGCACCGGCAGACCACCGGTCGCCTCGAACACCACGCGCCTGCCGATCTCCACGGCGTGGTCGGCGAAGCGTTCGTAGTAGCGGCCGAGCAACGCGACGTCGACCGCGGAACACACCCCGTCCTGCCACTTGTGGTCCATCAGCAACGTGAACAGGTGCCGATGCTCGGCGTCGACGGCGTCGTCCTCGTCGCGCAACCGCGCCGCCTTCTCGGGATCGCGCGACATCAGTACCTCCTGTGCCGACTTCGCGAGTTCCACCGCCCGCTCCCCCATCTCGGCGAAGCTCGCCCGCACGTCGGCCGGCAACGCGCAGTCCGGGTGGCGCAACCGCGAGATCCCGGCAACGTGAACGGCCAGCGCACCCATCCGGTCGATGTCGGCGGCGACGTGGATGGAGCCGACCACCGTGCGCAGCTCACTCGCGACGGGTTGCTGCAGCGCGAGAATCCGCAGCGCAGCTTCCTCCGTCCGCCGATTCAGCGCGACGATGTGCTCATGGTCGGCGATGACCTGCTCGGCCAGCGACAGGTCGGCCTCGAGCAGCGCCTGGGTCGCGCGTTCCATCGCACTGACCGCCAGCCCGCACATCTGCCCCAGTTGGGCGCACAGCCCGGTCAATTGCTCGTGATACGCGGTCCGCATCGCGACTCTCCTCCCTCAGAGGATGTCAGGTACCCCTATCGGCGAGCTTTCAACCAGCCGAGCTGACCGGCTCGATCGGCAGCCGCCGCAGCGCCGCCGGCGCGTCTGCGGGGACGACCGGGTGTTCCGGCGGTACAGGCGCCAACCGCCGGTACGGCAGGCCCTGCTCCGGCCGAAGGTCCTGCTGCCCCTTGTTCGGCCACAGCGACGTCGCGCGTTCGGCTTGGGCGGTGATCGAAAGTGACGGATTCACACCGAGATTCGCGGAGATCGCCGCCCCGTCGTGCACCGACAACGTCGGATAGCCGTACGCCCGGTGGTACGGATCGATGACACCGTGCTGCGGGTCGTCACCGATGGCCGCACCGCCGAGGAAGTGCGCGGTGAGCGGGATGTTGAACAGCTCGCCCCAGGTGCCGCCCGCGACGCCGTCGATCTTCTCTGCGATCCGCCGTGTCACCTGGTTGCCGACCGGGATCCACGTCGGGTTGGGCGCACCGTGACCCTGCTTGCTCAGATACCGCCGGACGCCGAACCTGTTCCGTTTGGTGTAGGTGGTGATCGAGTTGTCGAGATGCTGCATCACCAGGGCGATCAGCGTCCGCTCACTCCACTGCCGGACGTTGAGCATGCGCAGCGTGCCTCGGGGGTTTGTTCGGGCGTTGTGAAAGAACTGTTTCCAGCGCGGTACATCGGTTCCTTCCGGCCCGGCCCCATCGGTCATCAGGGTCTGCAACAGTCCCATCGCGTTCGAGCCCTTGCCGTAGCGCACCGGTTCAATGTGGGTGTCGGAGGTGGGGTGGATCGACGAGGTGATCGCGACGCCGTGGGTGAGGTCGAGATCGGGCGTCACCTCGAAGCGTCCGGCTCCCACAATCGATTCGGAGTTCGTCCGTGTCAGCACCCCCAGCTTGTCCGACAGCTTGGGCAGCTTGCCCTTGTCGCGCATTTTGAACAACAGCTTCTGGGTGTTGTACGTCCCCGCGGCGAGCACCACGTGCTGCGCGGTGAACGTCCGCTTCTTTCGGCGCACCCAACTGCCGGTGCGGACGGTGTGCACGTTCCACAGCCCGTCGGGACGCTCCTCGAAGCCGGTGACCGTTGTCATCGGAAAGACTTGCGCCCCAGACTTTTCGGCCAGATACAGGTAGTTCTTGACGAGGGTGTTCTTGGCGTTGTGGCGGCACCCGGTCATGCATTCTCCGACTTCGATGCAGCCGGTCCGCGCGGGCCCGGCACCACCGAAGTACGGGTCGGGCACCGTCACGCCGGGCGCCTTGGTGCCGTCCGGGCCGAAGAAGACGCCCACCGGTGTCGGCACGAAGGTGTCGCCGACCCCCATCTCGTCGGCGACCTGCTTGACGACGCGGTCGGCGTCGGTGAACGTTGGGTTCGTGACGACACCGAGCATGCGCTGCGCCTGGTCGTAGTGCGGCATCAACTCGGCGCGCCAGTCGGTGATGTCCTTCCACTGCGGGTCGTTGAAGAACGGATCGGGCGGCACGTACAGGGTGTTGGCATAGTTCAGCGACCCGCCGCCTACGCCCGCGCCGGCCAGGATCATCACGTTGCGCAGCAGGTGGATCCGCTGGATTCCGTACATGCCGAGCTGCGGCGCCCACAGGAACTTGCGCAGATTCCACGAAGTCTTGGCGAAATCCTCGTCGGCGAAGCGCCGACCGGCTTCCAGCACGGCGACGCGATATCCCTTTTCGGTCAGCCGCAGGGCGGTGACGCTGCCGCCGAACCCCGAACCGATCACCAGGACGTCGTAGTCAGGTTCCATCGGACCAGTATGGCGTTACCGAGGGGTAACTTCTAGACAGGGCCGCCAAAGTTGTAAAGCGCTTGCTCGCGCAAGATCAGATGCCGACGGCGGTGCCGCAGATGCCGCAGACCTCGAACTGCCTGCGGTTCCAGCGTGCCACCGGCACGAAGAACAACGTGAACTGCTTGAACTCGCGGACCCGCGACCACTGGGTGGTGTTGTGGCAGCGCGGGCACGTCCTGACCTCCCCGGCACCGAGGTGTTGCTGTTTGGTGCCGTAACCGAAGAGGAAGAAGAACACCCCGCTCAGCGTAGGCGTGCAGCTCAGCTTCCGACGGCCAGGCCAACCTTCTGGAACTCCTTGAGGTCGCAGTATCCCGCCTTGGCCATCGAGCGCCGCAGCCCCCCGACGAGGTTCAGCGAGCCGAACGGATCGTCGGACGGGCCGGTGAGAACCTGTTCCAGCGACGGCCGTTCACCGATCGCGACCTGCAGGAACGCGCCCCGCGGCAGGGACGGATGGGCGGCCGCGGCGGGCCAGAACCAGCCATCGCCCAGCGCCTCGGCCGAGCTGGCCAGCGGCGTGCCGAGCACCACCGCGTCCGCTCCGCACGCGATGGCCTTGGCCAGATCGCCGGAGGTGTGCATGTCGCCGTCGGCGAGCACGTGCACATACCGTCCACCGGTCTCATCGAGGTATTCCCGGCGCGCTGCGGCCGCGTCGGCGATCGCGGTCGCCATCGGCACGCTGATGCCGAGGACCTCGTCGCTGGTGGTCACGCCGCTGGTCGAGCCGTAGCCGACGATCACACCGGCCGCGCCGGTGCGCATCAGATGCAGAGCGGTGCGGTGATCGAGCACGCCGCCCGCGACCACCGGCACGTCGAGTTCGGCGATGAAGGTCTTGAGGTTCAACGGCTCTCCGGCGCCCTGGTTTTGGGCTACACGTTCGGCCGAGATGATCGTGCCCTGAATGACCAGAAGGTCGATGCCGGCGGAGAGCAGCGCAGGAGTCAGCGCCTGCGCGTTCTGCGGGCTGACCCGCACCGCCGTCGTCACGCCGGCCTCGCGAATCCGCGCGACGGACGCGCCCAGCAGGTCCGGGTCCAGCGGCGCGGCGTGAAACTGCTGTAGCAGCCGGATCGCCGCCGATGACTCGGGCTCCTTCTCGGCCGCCTCGATGACCTGGGCGATCTTGGCCTCCACGTCGGCGTGCCGACCGATGAGGCCCTCGCCGTTGAGAACCCCCAGGCCGCCGAGCCGGCCCATCTCGATGGCGAACTCCGGGGACACCAGCGCATCGGTGGGATGGGCGACCACCGGGATCTCGAACCGGTAGGCATCCAGTTGCCAGGCGGTCGAGACGTCCTGAGACGACCGCGTGCGCCGCGACGGGACGATGTTGATGTCGTCGAGTTCGTAAGTGCGGCGGGCGGTTCGGCCCATGCCGATCTCAACCATGTCTCGCATGGCGGCGGATCCCC
This window harbors:
- a CDS encoding CD225/dispanin family protein; this encodes MEELTAAKVPRGADHAVDPPPPPPPPQGYGPPPGGVPAQQPESNLVWGILVTVLCCLPFGIVSIVYASKVSGLWAQGQYAQAQKASDDAKKWAIWGAIAGVIVIVIYGIIAVAGGMSYGM
- a CDS encoding beta-phosphoglucomutase family hydrolase: MTEKLGLPAGIRAVLFDLDGVLTDTASVHKKAWKSMFDDFLRQWAERTGEVFTPFDVQTDYLSYVDGKKREDGVRSFLFSRDIEVPDGNPDDGPERETVFGLGNRKNEMFQHVLQTDGVEVFEGSRRYLEAAANAGLGIAVVSSSANTREVLELTGLAQYVRHRVDGVVLREENIAGKPAPDSFLRAAELLGVEPAHGAVFEDALSGVAAGRAGHFGLVVGVDRVGQAEALRRNGADVVVSDLAELLA
- a CDS encoding glycoside hydrolase family 65 protein — its product is MTFNDDVFPVEPWQVRETSLDLDMLAQSESLFALSNGHIGLRGNLDEGEPHALPGTYLNSFYECRPLPYAEAGFGYPEDGQTVVNVTNGKLVRLLVDDEPFDVRYGALHEHERVLDLRAGTLTRIALWESPAGKKVKVVSTRVVSLTQRSVAAIEYVVEAVDEFARVTLQSELVANEELPPSSKDPRVSAVLEKPLDPVQHEHSDRGAILLHRTRGSNLMMAAAMDHDIEVPGRFEVDTGAGLDWANTTVICGLRPGQQLRIVKYLAYGWSSLRSRPALRDQAAAALSSARYTGWRGLLDAQRAYLDDFWDGADVEVEGDPDCQQAVRFGLFHVLQASARAERRAIPGKGLTGTGYDGHAFWDTEGYVLPVLTYTHPKGAADALRWRASILPLAKKRAAQLDLEGAAYPWRTIRGEECSAYWPAGTAGFHVNADIAMAFERYRIVTGDHSLEAECGLNVLIETARLWRSLGHHDRHGVWHVDGVTGPDEYTAVVRDNVFTNLMAAANLRAAADACARNVDAAHAAGVSTEEMAAWRHAADSAHIPFDEELGVHPQCDGFTTLREWDFTSNTIYPLLMHEPYVRLYPAQVIKQADLVLAMHLQGHAFTAEQKARNVDYYERRTTRDSSLSACTQAVMCADVGHLELAHDYTYEAAMIDLRDLHHNTRDGLHMASLAGAWTALVAGFGGLRDDEGVLSLDPRLPDGISCLRFRLRWRNFRLTVDVNHDDVTYALRDGPHTSLRIRHAGEDLELSTQEPTTVAVHRCEPLLPTPQQPLGREPLRRRRV
- the phoU gene encoding phosphate signaling complex protein PhoU yields the protein MRTAYHEQLTGLCAQLGQMCGLAVSAMERATQALLEADLSLAEQVIADHEHIVALNRRTEEAALRILALQQPVASELRTVVGSIHVAADIDRMGALAVHVAGISRLRHPDCALPADVRASFAEMGERAVELAKSAQEVLMSRDPEKAARLRDEDDAVDAEHRHLFTLLMDHKWQDGVCSAVDVALLGRYYERFADHAVEIGRRVVFEATGGLPVHKQMA
- a CDS encoding GMC family oxidoreductase, with protein sequence MEPDYDVLVIGSGFGGSVTALRLTEKGYRVAVLEAGRRFADEDFAKTSWNLRKFLWAPQLGMYGIQRIHLLRNVMILAGAGVGGGSLNYANTLYVPPDPFFNDPQWKDITDWRAELMPHYDQAQRMLGVVTNPTFTDADRVVKQVADEMGVGDTFVPTPVGVFFGPDGTKAPGVTVPDPYFGGAGPARTGCIEVGECMTGCRHNAKNTLVKNYLYLAEKSGAQVFPMTTVTGFEERPDGLWNVHTVRTGSWVRRKKRTFTAQHVVLAAGTYNTQKLLFKMRDKGKLPKLSDKLGVLTRTNSESIVGAGRFEVTPDLDLTHGVAITSSIHPTSDTHIEPVRYGKGSNAMGLLQTLMTDGAGPEGTDVPRWKQFFHNARTNPRGTLRMLNVRQWSERTLIALVMQHLDNSITTYTKRNRFGVRRYLSKQGHGAPNPTWIPVGNQVTRRIAEKIDGVAGGTWGELFNIPLTAHFLGGAAIGDDPQHGVIDPYHRAYGYPTLSVHDGAAISANLGVNPSLSITAQAERATSLWPNKGQQDLRPEQGLPYRRLAPVPPEHPVVPADAPAALRRLPIEPVSSAG